One window of Nitrospirota bacterium genomic DNA carries:
- a CDS encoding methyltransferase domain-containing protein: MKWDAEQYDLTHAPQIDAGMELIDRAKVREDDCVLDLGCGTGKLTVELARLAARGNVIGIDPSDEMLSKAREVSADLGNMHLLKIPAQSMDFEKEFDLVFSNSALQWIKEQEDVVARAHRALKPYGRLAVQMPAKDFCWTLSENIQSAIAALGLDEKFNRMESPWRFPLKEELYGFLKDAGFGNINVSYKDYVLLFDSINDVLKWGVSAALRPYLAPLSEKKQERFKYAFAMGFENYRTKRGIEFNFRRLFAFADK, encoded by the coding sequence ATGAAATGGGACGCAGAGCAGTATGACCTGACACATGCCCCGCAGATCGACGCAGGCATGGAACTGATTGATAGGGCAAAGGTGAGAGAAGATGATTGCGTACTCGACCTCGGCTGCGGCACCGGAAAGCTTACGGTTGAACTTGCGCGTCTTGCCGCAAGGGGAAATGTCATCGGCATTGACCCGTCGGATGAGATGCTTTCAAAAGCGAGGGAAGTGTCTGCTGATCTCGGCAATATGCATCTGCTGAAAATTCCGGCACAGTCCATGGATTTCGAAAAAGAGTTTGATCTTGTATTTTCCAATTCCGCGCTGCAGTGGATAAAAGAGCAGGAGGATGTGGTTGCCCGCGCACACAGGGCGTTAAAACCTTACGGTAGGCTTGCGGTCCAAATGCCCGCAAAGGACTTTTGCTGGACGTTGTCGGAAAATATACAAAGCGCTATCGCAGCTCTCGGTCTTGATGAGAAATTCAACAGGATGGAATCGCCGTGGCGTTTTCCGTTGAAGGAAGAGCTGTATGGTTTTCTCAAAGACGCGGGCTTTGGTAATATCAATGTCTCTTACAAAGATTATGTTCTCCTGTTTGACAGCATCAATGATGTGCTTAAATGGGGAGTTTCAGCAGCGCTGAGACCGTATCTTGCCCCTTTGTCGGAGAAGAAGCAGGAGCGTTTTAAATATGCATTCGCGATGGGATTTGAGAACTATAGAACGAAACGCGGGATAGAGTTTAATTTCAGAAGGCTCTTTGCCTTTGCGGATAAGTAG
- a CDS encoding FAD-dependent oxidoreductase, with product MNNFDIVIVGAGISGLSLAHYCARAGFKTLVLEKSDRAGGTFHSQRFEGTDGFWIELGAHTCYNSYCNLIRVLEESGAISRIIQREKVSFRMLADNRITSIPSQLDFVELLLSVPKLFTLKKEGQSIRSYYSKIVGSNNYEKVLSPSLSAVICQAADDFPSDMLFKKRPRRKDIMRKFSLDNGIQTITDSIVSQKDITVMTGKETRDISFDKDVFAIMTTDGSTYESRNLALAIPPSAAARLLSASFPDVSVYLSQIREARVESVGVAVKRETVRMAPCAGLIPLGDNFFSVVSRDIVHHDMYRGFTFHFKPGIMDHDAKLKRISEVLGIKREDIMHVASRESVVPSLRAGHEKLTGMIDSVIAGKRLLLTGNYFDGMAIEDCVSRSLKEFSRLKTL from the coding sequence ATGAATAACTTTGACATTGTAATCGTAGGCGCCGGTATCAGCGGGTTGAGCCTTGCGCATTATTGCGCCAGGGCGGGATTTAAAACCCTCGTGCTGGAAAAAAGTGACAGGGCAGGGGGCACGTTTCATTCGCAGCGCTTTGAAGGTACTGATGGGTTCTGGATAGAACTCGGGGCCCACACCTGTTACAATTCCTACTGCAACCTCATTCGTGTTCTGGAAGAGAGCGGCGCTATCAGCCGGATTATCCAGCGTGAAAAGGTGTCTTTCAGGATGCTTGCCGATAACAGGATAACATCCATTCCTTCTCAGCTTGATTTTGTGGAGCTGTTATTGTCAGTGCCGAAACTTTTTACTCTCAAAAAAGAAGGGCAGAGCATCAGGTCCTATTATTCAAAGATCGTCGGGAGCAATAACTATGAAAAAGTCCTTTCGCCTTCGCTCAGCGCCGTGATCTGTCAGGCCGCTGATGATTTCCCGTCCGATATGCTTTTTAAAAAGCGTCCCCGCAGAAAGGATATCATGCGTAAATTTTCTCTGGACAACGGCATCCAGACCATCACGGATTCGATTGTCTCGCAGAAAGATATAACTGTCATGACCGGAAAGGAAACCCGTGACATCAGTTTTGATAAAGACGTCTTTGCAATCATGACTACAGACGGCAGCACATATGAGTCACGGAATCTCGCATTGGCAATACCGCCTTCTGCTGCTGCGCGGCTCCTGTCCGCGTCATTCCCTGATGTCTCTGTATACCTGTCACAGATCAGGGAGGCGCGGGTTGAATCCGTTGGTGTGGCAGTGAAAAGGGAAACGGTCCGCATGGCCCCCTGCGCCGGGCTCATCCCGCTTGGAGATAATTTTTTCTCCGTAGTCTCCAGGGACATTGTTCACCATGACATGTACCGCGGTTTCACCTTTCATTTCAAACCGGGCATCATGGACCATGACGCCAAGCTGAAGCGCATCAGCGAGGTGCTTGGAATAAAGCGCGAAGACATTATGCATGTCGCATCAAGAGAGAGTGTAGTGCCTTCACTCAGGGCTGGTCATGAGAAGCTGACCGGCATGATCGACAGCGTGATCGCTGGGAAAAGGCTTTTGCTGACCGGGAATTATTTTGACGGCATGGCGATAGAGGACTGTGTTTCGAGGTCGCTTAAAGAATTTTCAAGGTTGAAGACGTTATAA
- a CDS encoding citramalate synthase, producing MRKIELYDTTLRDGAQSEDVSFSVEDKLRIMWKLDDLGIHYIEGGWPGSNPRDAEFFNKAKKFKFKNAQLAAFGSTYHASNKVNDDPNIKALLAAKTPVITIVGKTWDFHVKEALRVSQQTNLELIFNSIEYLKKRVSKVFFDAEHFFDGYKANPEYALKALEAAVTGGADCLVLCDSNGGTLPPDIAKIVKIVSEKFKFPLGIHAHNDSECAVANSIVAIENGVMQVQGTINGLGERCGNANLISVIPNLKLKLKFDCISDTDLKKLKGVSRFVTEISNMRHFKRQPYVGDSAFAHKGGIHVSAIQRHPQTYEHIRPDTVGNYQRVLVSDLGGRSNIIRKIKDFKLKVDPDSPKVTQIVKELKELENQGFQFEGAEASFELLIKKTFGLHRKFFDLMGFRLIVEKREEGGAPLSEATIMVKVGKTLEHTAATGHGPVNALDNALRKALEKFYPQLKHVKLLDYKVRVLTAGVGTSAKVRVLIESGDETHKWGTVGVSENIIEASYQALVDSIEYKLLRG from the coding sequence ATGCGCAAAATTGAACTGTACGACACGACATTAAGAGACGGCGCCCAGTCAGAGGACGTCTCCTTCTCTGTAGAAGACAAGTTAAGGATAATGTGGAAGCTCGATGATCTGGGCATCCATTATATCGAAGGCGGATGGCCCGGATCAAATCCGCGGGACGCCGAGTTTTTTAACAAGGCAAAAAAGTTTAAATTTAAAAACGCGCAGCTCGCGGCCTTCGGTTCCACGTACCACGCATCCAACAAAGTAAACGACGACCCCAATATCAAGGCGCTCCTTGCGGCCAAAACCCCTGTAATAACCATTGTGGGAAAGACGTGGGACTTTCACGTGAAAGAAGCTTTGAGGGTTTCACAACAGACAAATCTTGAACTGATCTTCAACTCGATAGAGTATCTCAAAAAGAGGGTATCAAAAGTATTCTTTGATGCCGAGCATTTCTTTGACGGTTATAAGGCAAACCCGGAATATGCGCTGAAAGCCCTGGAGGCCGCTGTCACAGGCGGCGCTGACTGTCTCGTGCTCTGTGATTCAAACGGAGGGACTTTGCCTCCCGATATAGCGAAGATCGTGAAAATCGTATCGGAGAAATTTAAGTTTCCACTCGGCATACATGCTCACAACGATTCCGAATGCGCGGTGGCAAACTCTATTGTTGCCATTGAAAACGGCGTGATGCAGGTGCAGGGAACGATAAACGGCTTGGGTGAAAGATGCGGCAACGCCAACCTGATCTCCGTCATTCCTAATTTGAAATTAAAGTTGAAGTTTGACTGCATAAGCGACACTGACTTAAAGAAATTAAAGGGTGTCTCCAGGTTCGTGACCGAGATCTCGAACATGAGGCATTTCAAAAGACAGCCTTATGTCGGAGACAGCGCCTTTGCGCATAAAGGCGGCATCCATGTCAGCGCAATTCAAAGGCATCCCCAGACATATGAACATATCCGCCCTGACACAGTAGGAAATTATCAGAGAGTACTGGTGTCCGACCTCGGCGGCAGGAGCAATATCATCAGGAAGATAAAAGATTTTAAATTGAAGGTCGACCCTGATTCACCGAAGGTCACGCAGATTGTAAAGGAACTGAAAGAGCTTGAGAACCAGGGGTTCCAGTTTGAAGGTGCTGAGGCGTCGTTTGAACTTTTGATAAAGAAGACCTTCGGGCTTCACAGGAAATTTTTCGACCTTATGGGTTTCAGGCTGATCGTTGAAAAAAGAGAAGAAGGCGGCGCCCCTCTCAGCGAGGCGACTATTATGGTCAAAGTTGGAAAAACACTGGAGCACACAGCAGCGACAGGCCACGGCCCCGTTAACGCGCTCGATAACGCTCTCAGAAAAGCGCTTGAGAAATTCTATCCGCAGCTTAAGCATGTGAAGCTTCTGGATTATAAAGTTCGGGTGTTGACCGCAGGCGTCGGCACCTCAGCAAAGGTCAGGGTCCTGATCGAATCAGGAGATGAAACTCACAAATGGGGGACCGTTGGCGTATCGGAAAATATAATTGAAGCGTCATACCAGGCGCTGGTGGATAGTATCGAGTATAAATTATTGAGAGGGTAA
- a CDS encoding SoxR reducing system RseC family protein: MIEETGIVLKTEGNIAKVLVHRKSGCEGCAAQGACEPSDAGMEIEALNPVNAKAGQTVKVLMNPKLFLKGSLLVYGIPLAALIAGAIIGKNLGERFFGSSNSDIVAAVVGFSSLILSFIAIKLWTRNAETKAEYKPVIEEIIS, from the coding sequence ATGATTGAAGAGACCGGCATAGTTTTAAAAACAGAAGGCAACATTGCAAAAGTTCTCGTTCACAGGAAAAGCGGCTGTGAAGGCTGCGCCGCGCAAGGGGCTTGCGAACCTTCCGACGCCGGGATGGAAATCGAAGCGCTGAATCCGGTAAATGCAAAGGCCGGACAAACCGTAAAGGTATTGATGAACCCTAAACTGTTTTTAAAGGGGTCTCTCCTCGTTTACGGAATTCCTTTGGCCGCATTGATCGCAGGCGCAATAATCGGGAAAAACCTGGGCGAAAGATTTTTCGGAAGCTCAAACTCCGATATTGTTGCCGCTGTCGTCGGCTTCAGCTCTCTTATATTATCGTTTATTGCTATAAAGCTGTGGACGCGCAACGCTGAAACAAAAGCCGAATACAAGCCGGTCATTGAAGAGATAATCAGTTAA
- a CDS encoding cofactor-independent phosphoglycerate mutase: MKYIVLIGDGMTGRPLKELGDKTCLQKARTPNMDRLAAEGVIGTARTIPHGFHPGSDVANLSILGYNPAQYYTGRAPLEAASIGIKLDRDDVAYRCNLVTLKADGDKTFMDDYSSGHITTEEASEIIKSIGNELGNEEIKFYPGVSYRHLMVWKNGHADIQCTPPHDILGKEISGYMPSGEGEKILRDLMKRSVKVLETHPVNQKRLRDGKKPASSIWLWGQGRKPQLPTYHEKYGLKGALISAVDLTKGLGIYAGFEILKVPGVTGWLDTNYKGKADYALNALNDADFVYIHVESPDEAGHSGSYEDKLKAIEDFDALVVGPVMKGLAERFDNYRVLLMPDHATPVAARTHTPDPVPFVVFDSRHKMKNEGAAFDESIAERKNIMVFEEGYRLMDYFIKEVF; this comes from the coding sequence ATGAAATACATCGTACTAATCGGCGATGGAATGACCGGCAGGCCGCTGAAGGAGCTCGGCGACAAGACCTGCCTTCAAAAAGCACGCACTCCTAATATGGACAGGCTTGCCGCGGAAGGCGTTATCGGCACGGCCCGCACCATTCCGCACGGATTTCATCCCGGCTCTGATGTTGCCAACCTCAGCATACTTGGTTACAACCCTGCTCAGTACTATACAGGCAGGGCCCCGCTTGAGGCCGCAAGCATCGGCATAAAACTCGACAGGGACGATGTCGCCTACAGGTGCAATCTCGTTACATTGAAGGCCGATGGTGATAAAACATTTATGGATGACTACAGCAGCGGTCATATAACCACTGAAGAAGCAAGCGAGATTATTAAATCTATTGGTAACGAACTCGGCAATGAGGAAATAAAATTCTATCCCGGAGTGAGCTACCGTCATCTGATGGTCTGGAAGAACGGACATGCTGATATTCAGTGTACGCCGCCTCACGACATACTCGGAAAAGAGATCAGCGGGTATATGCCGTCTGGTGAAGGTGAAAAGATTTTAAGGGATTTAATGAAGCGTTCCGTGAAAGTCCTTGAGACTCATCCCGTAAATCAGAAGAGATTGCGAGACGGAAAGAAACCCGCCAGCAGTATCTGGCTGTGGGGACAAGGCAGGAAACCGCAGTTGCCAACGTACCATGAAAAGTACGGATTGAAGGGCGCGCTCATCTCGGCAGTTGACCTGACAAAAGGGCTTGGCATATACGCGGGATTTGAGATTCTTAAAGTGCCGGGTGTGACGGGCTGGCTTGATACGAATTATAAAGGCAAGGCTGATTACGCCTTGAATGCGCTGAATGACGCGGACTTTGTTTATATACATGTCGAGTCTCCTGATGAGGCGGGACATTCGGGAAGTTATGAAGATAAGCTGAAGGCCATAGAGGATTTTGATGCGCTGGTTGTCGGGCCCGTGATGAAAGGATTGGCGGAAAGGTTTGACAATTACCGCGTCCTGCTGATGCCTGACCATGCGACCCCGGTTGCAGCAAGGACCCACACGCCCGATCCTGTGCCGTTCGTGGTATTTGACAGCCGTCACAAAATGAAAAACGAGGGCGCGGCATTTGACGAATCCATTGCTGAGAGGAAGAACATTATGGTCTTTGAAGAGGGATACAGGTTGATGGATTATTTTATCAAGGAGGTTTTTTAA
- the fusA gene encoding elongation factor G — protein sequence MNFDVEKIRNIAVIAHGGAGKTSLVEAILFDSKMTDRLGTIQDGTTVTDFETEEIERKISISSSSAFCNWNSHRINLIDTPGYINFIEDTKCCLSAIDGAIVIVSALSGVKAETEKIWQFACRYEIPRLVFINKMDRENANFKMALSDLEKSYGSTAIPLNIPIGTENDFEGVIDLVNLKAVTYKNGAPSEGPIPDAYKTEVEEYRKMLIEKIAELNDALLEKYLEGGELTNDEIKKGIREGSITRRFIPVVCGSATRNIGIHQLLDTVILCLPSPEEKANITPINGKDPKTGNEIKRKAAASEPLSARVFKTIADPFAGKLTLFRVYSGVLKADSTVYNSTRDNKEKMGNIFYLLGKKQVPVKEVGPGEIAAVAKLKDFQTGDTISDVANPILFEPVQFSDPMISYAIEPKTRGDEEKVSTALHRMLEEDPTLKFHRDADTKEMILAGMGQVHLEVTLEKLKRKFGVDVLMKTPKIPYRETIKAASSAQGRYKKQSGGRGQYGDCWIKIEPLPRGAGFEFVDNIVGGVIPRQYIPAVEKGIIESMKDGLIAGYPVIDIRATLYDGSYHTVDSSEMAFKIAGSMALKNATQNAKPIILEPIVKIEVITPDESLGNVIGDLNSKRGKVQGVEPQAGGNQKIMALVPMAEILTYANQLNSLTSGRGIYTMEASHYEEVPSHLAQKIIAQKAETKKVE from the coding sequence ATGAACTTCGATGTTGAAAAAATCAGGAACATTGCAGTAATCGCTCACGGCGGGGCCGGTAAAACATCACTTGTTGAGGCAATACTTTTTGACTCTAAAATGACTGACAGGCTCGGGACCATTCAGGATGGGACTACAGTGACCGACTTTGAAACAGAGGAGATCGAGCGCAAGATCTCGATATCTTCTTCAAGCGCCTTCTGTAACTGGAACTCGCACAGAATTAACCTTATAGACACTCCCGGATACATAAATTTTATTGAAGACACAAAATGCTGTCTCAGCGCCATTGACGGCGCAATCGTTATCGTAAGCGCCCTGTCAGGGGTAAAAGCTGAAACGGAAAAGATATGGCAGTTTGCCTGCCGATATGAGATACCCCGGCTTGTTTTTATAAATAAGATGGACCGGGAAAACGCCAACTTCAAAATGGCCCTGAGCGACCTTGAAAAATCTTACGGCTCTACCGCAATCCCATTGAATATCCCCATCGGCACTGAAAATGACTTCGAAGGGGTCATCGACCTTGTCAACTTAAAAGCAGTAACGTATAAGAACGGGGCCCCGTCGGAAGGCCCGATACCTGATGCATATAAAACCGAGGTTGAAGAATACCGCAAGATGCTTATTGAAAAAATCGCGGAACTAAATGACGCGCTCCTTGAAAAGTATCTCGAAGGGGGAGAGCTCACGAATGATGAAATAAAAAAGGGCATCAGGGAAGGCTCCATCACGAGGAGATTTATCCCGGTCGTTTGCGGCTCGGCAACGAGGAACATCGGCATTCATCAACTGCTTGATACGGTCATACTCTGCCTGCCTTCGCCTGAGGAAAAGGCAAACATAACACCGATAAACGGAAAAGATCCAAAGACAGGAAATGAGATCAAAAGGAAGGCCGCAGCAAGCGAGCCGCTTTCCGCCCGGGTTTTCAAGACCATAGCGGACCCCTTTGCAGGCAAGCTGACGCTGTTCAGAGTCTACTCCGGGGTCTTAAAGGCGGATTCCACAGTTTATAATTCCACCCGCGACAACAAGGAAAAGATGGGCAACATTTTCTACCTGCTCGGTAAAAAGCAGGTTCCCGTAAAAGAAGTCGGCCCGGGGGAAATAGCGGCTGTCGCAAAACTCAAAGACTTTCAAACAGGCGACACCATCTCGGATGTCGCCAATCCCATACTTTTTGAGCCTGTCCAGTTTTCCGACCCGATGATCTCATATGCGATAGAGCCCAAGACAAGAGGCGACGAGGAAAAAGTCAGCACCGCGCTTCACAGGATGCTTGAAGAAGACCCGACCCTGAAATTCCACAGGGACGCGGACACAAAGGAGATGATCCTTGCCGGAATGGGGCAGGTGCATCTTGAAGTCACTCTCGAAAAACTGAAAAGGAAATTCGGCGTAGACGTATTGATGAAAACCCCGAAAATCCCGTACAGGGAAACGATCAAAGCCGCATCAAGCGCGCAGGGCAGATACAAAAAACAGTCCGGAGGCAGGGGACAATACGGCGACTGCTGGATAAAAATCGAGCCGCTTCCCAGAGGCGCCGGCTTTGAGTTTGTTGATAATATTGTCGGCGGCGTGATCCCGCGGCAATATATTCCTGCCGTTGAAAAAGGAATTATAGAGTCCATGAAAGACGGCTTAATCGCCGGTTACCCGGTCATTGATATCCGGGCGACTTTATACGACGGTTCTTATCACACAGTGGATTCTTCGGAAATGGCGTTTAAAATAGCAGGTTCCATGGCGTTAAAAAACGCAACCCAGAATGCAAAGCCAATCATTCTCGAACCGATTGTCAAGATAGAAGTCATTACACCTGACGAGTCGTTAGGAAATGTAATTGGAGACCTCAATTCAAAACGCGGTAAGGTACAGGGCGTTGAACCGCAGGCCGGCGGCAACCAGAAAATCATGGCCCTTGTGCCGATGGCGGAAATTTTGACTTATGCCAACCAGCTCAATTCCTTAACGAGCGGCAGGGGCATTTACACGATGGAAGCTTCTCATTACGAAGAGGTGCCTTCCCACCTTGCCCAAAAAATTATCGCACAAAAGGCAGAGACTAAGAAAGTCGAGTAA
- a CDS encoding aspartate kinase translates to MMLIVQKYGGTSVANVARIKAVAERVSKAAKEGHKVVVVVSAMSGETDKLIGLANQISQNPGEREMDLLLSSGERVTSALTAMAVEALGHKAMAFTGRQMGIITDAVHTKARIEKITGERAQKALSENYVIVVAGFQGVTETDDVTTLGRGGSDLSAVAIASALNADLCEIYTDVDGVYTTDPNIVPEAKKLEKISYEEMLELASLGAKVLQTRSVEFAMKYGVPVVVRSSFNDNPGTLVTKEDKDMEKVVVSGVAYDKNQAKITVMAVPDTPGIAARLFRGIADANIVVDMIVQNISSDGNAADISFTVPKTDSKKTLKLAEEIAKALNAKSVNLREDIAKISVVGVGMRTHSGVASQMFDTLAKHGINIMMIGTSEIKVSCVIELKYTELAVRVLHEAFGLAQ, encoded by the coding sequence ATAATGTTAATCGTTCAGAAATACGGAGGCACCTCTGTAGCGAACGTCGCGAGGATAAAAGCAGTCGCGGAGCGTGTTTCAAAAGCGGCGAAAGAGGGGCACAAAGTTGTTGTAGTCGTGTCAGCCATGTCGGGCGAGACCGACAAACTGATAGGGCTTGCCAACCAGATATCACAAAATCCCGGGGAGAGGGAAATGGACCTGCTGCTTTCATCCGGTGAACGCGTGACCAGCGCTCTTACCGCAATGGCTGTTGAAGCGCTGGGGCATAAGGCAATGGCGTTTACAGGAAGGCAGATGGGCATTATTACAGACGCGGTCCACACTAAGGCAAGGATAGAGAAGATCACTGGCGAAAGGGCCCAAAAGGCATTGAGTGAAAACTACGTCATCGTGGTCGCGGGATTTCAGGGTGTAACCGAGACAGATGATGTAACGACCCTCGGCAGGGGCGGCTCCGACCTTTCCGCGGTTGCGATAGCCTCTGCCCTGAATGCCGACCTGTGCGAGATTTACACTGACGTTGACGGGGTCTACACCACAGACCCCAATATCGTGCCGGAGGCGAAGAAGCTTGAAAAAATATCCTATGAAGAAATGCTTGAGCTTGCAAGCCTCGGGGCAAAGGTGCTTCAGACACGTTCTGTAGAATTTGCAATGAAATACGGAGTGCCTGTGGTGGTGAGATCGAGTTTCAATGATAACCCGGGAACGCTTGTTACCAAGGAGGACAAAGATATGGAGAAGGTTGTAGTATCCGGCGTCGCTTATGATAAAAACCAGGCCAAGATAACTGTGATGGCAGTGCCCGACACACCCGGAATAGCGGCAAGGCTTTTTAGAGGAATTGCGGATGCAAACATTGTCGTCGACATGATCGTCCAGAATATCAGCAGTGACGGAAACGCGGCTGATATTTCATTCACCGTTCCCAAGACTGACAGCAAAAAAACGCTGAAGCTGGCTGAAGAAATTGCAAAGGCGCTCAATGCAAAAAGCGTTAACCTCAGGGAGGACATTGCCAAGATATCCGTTGTGGGCGTCGGCATGAGGACGCATTCCGGGGTCGCCTCGCAGATGTTCGACACCCTCGCGAAACACGGAATAAATATCATGATGATCGGCACATCGGAAATAAAGGTGTCCTGCGTCATAGAGCTGAAATATACCGAGCTTGCAGTGAGGGTGCTGCATGAGGCATTCGGTCTGGCGCAATAG
- the arsM gene encoding arsenite methyltransferase produces the protein MKSIEIKKVVRESYGRIAKEQKGCGCGACGPDAREFAKGIGYSEKELNVIPEDANLGLSCGNPTALASIKKGETVLDLGAGAGFDCFLAAKNAGRSGKVIGVDMTPEMIEKARENARKNKFKNVEFRLGEIENLPAGDNTVDVVISNCVINLSSDKEKVLHEVKRVLRRGGRIAISDIALKKSLSSKIKKSMGAYVGCVGGAILVEDYKKLVKDAGFKNVKVTVKGSSACIDPDTKDPIGRAILNSLGKGESLDDYVVSVYVEARK, from the coding sequence ATGAAATCAATTGAAATCAAGAAAGTCGTTAGAGAATCCTATGGCAGGATCGCCAAGGAGCAAAAGGGCTGCGGCTGCGGCGCCTGCGGGCCGGACGCAAGGGAATTTGCCAAAGGCATCGGCTATTCGGAAAAGGAATTGAACGTTATTCCGGAAGATGCCAACCTGGGGCTTAGCTGCGGGAACCCGACGGCGCTCGCAAGTATCAAAAAAGGCGAAACAGTCCTTGATCTCGGGGCAGGCGCGGGATTTGACTGTTTCCTCGCGGCAAAGAATGCGGGCCGGAGCGGAAAGGTCATTGGCGTGGACATGACGCCTGAGATGATCGAGAAGGCAAGGGAGAATGCCCGGAAAAATAAATTCAAAAATGTGGAATTCAGGCTTGGGGAGATTGAGAACCTTCCTGCCGGAGATAATACCGTGGACGTTGTTATTTCCAATTGCGTCATCAATCTCTCTTCTGATAAAGAAAAGGTCCTCCATGAGGTGAAGAGGGTCTTAAGGCGCGGCGGCAGAATTGCAATTTCGGATATCGCCCTGAAGAAAAGTCTCTCATCGAAGATCAAAAAAAGCATGGGGGCATATGTCGGCTGTGTAGGCGGAGCAATACTTGTCGAAGACTATAAAAAATTAGTTAAGGACGCTGGATTTAAAAATGTTAAAGTGACCGTCAAAGGTTCTTCGGCCTGCATCGACCCGGACACAAAAGACCCCATCGGCAGGGCGATCTTAAACAGCTTGGGTAAAGGTGAATCCCTCGATGATTATGTGGTCAGCGTCTATGTTGAAGCACGCAAATGA